The DNA sequence TGAACTCGCAGGTGCCGTTCGCCCCGTTGGCGATGGTGCCGTAGTCGTGCACTTCCTTGTCGAGGCTGATCTGCGGACCGGTGCCGCCCACGGGCTTGGCATTGTCCTGGGCCATGGCGCCGAGGAAGAGGGCGCTCAGACCGAACGAGAGAAGGAACTTCTTCATGGGATGGGTCGGGTTTCTTGCGTTACTGGATCAAAACTACGGACCGGTCCCTGCGGGGTTCCGACATTAACAAGACCTTAACAGGACCCGGGTCCGCGTGAAGGAGAGCTGCCGATCGCGTGCCGATCCGATGCCCAGGGCTACCTTTGCCGGCCTCGAAGCCAAGACCGGCGCGGCTTTGCTTGAAGCACATGCCCCGATGAGCACCACCGAGATCCCCAAGCGATACGACCCCAGCCAGGCCGAAGGGCGCTGGTATGCCCACTGGATGGACAAGGGCTACTTCCGCAGCGTGCCCGACGGCCGCGAGCCCTACACCGTGGTGATCCCCCCGCCCAACGTCACGGGCGTGCTGCACATGGGGCACATGCTCAACAACACCATCCAGGACGTGCTGGTGCGCCGCGCCCGCATGCTGGGAAAGAACGCCTGCTGGGTGCCGGGAACGGATCACGCGAGCATCGCCACCGAAGCGAAGGTGGTGCGGTTGCTCGGCGAGCAGGGCATCAAGAAGAGCGCGATCGGCCGGGAGGAGTTCCTCAAGCACGCCTTCGCGTGGAAGGAGAAGTACGGCGGGGTGATCCTGGAGCAGTTGAAGAAGCTCGGCGCCAGCTGCGACTGGGACCGCACACGCTTCACCATGGAAGCCGACCTGAGCGATGCCGTCATCGACGTGTTCATCGACCTGCACAGGAAGGGCCTGGTGTACCGCGGCCTGCGCATGGTGAACTGGGACCCGCAGGCCCTCACCGCCGTGAGCGACGAGGAGGTGATCTACAAGGAGGTCAACTCGAAGCTGTACCACCTGCGGTACAAGGTGGAAGGCACGGCCGACGAATGGGTGACCATCGCCACCACGCGCCCTGAGACCATCCTGGGCGACACCGCCGTGGCCGTGCACCCCGAGGACGAGCGCTACGCGCACCTGAAGGGCAAGCGCGTGCTCGTGCCGCTGATCGACCGCAGCATCCCGGTGATCTTTGATGAGTACGTGGAGCGCGAGTTCGGCACCGGTGCGCTGAAGGTGACGCCCGCGCACGACGTGAACGACCACGAGCTGGGCAAGAAGCACGGGTTGGAGACCATCGACATCCTGGAGCCCAACGGCACGCTCAGCGCCGCTGCCCAACTGTACGTGGGCGAGGACCGCTTCGTGGTGCGCAGGAAGATCGCGAAAGAGCTGGAGGCGCAGGGCCATCTGGTGAGGACCGAGGACATCCAGAACAAGGTGGGCACCAGCGAGCGCACCGATGCCGTGATCGAGCCGCGCCTATCACTGCAGTGGTTCGTGAAGATGGGCGAGCTCGCCAAGCCCGCATTGGAGGTGGTGAAGGACGGCCGCGTGAAGCTGCACCCGCAGAAGTTCGCGAACACCTACACCTACTGGATGGAGAACGTGCGCGACTGGTGCATCAGCCGCCAGCTGTGGTGGGGCCAGCGCATCCCGGCGTGGTACAACGAGGCCGGTGACGCGGCGGTGTGCCGCACCGAGCAGGAGGCCATCGCCCAGTTCAAGGCCGCCGGCCAGAGCACCAAGGGCATCAGGCAGGACGAGGATGTCGTTGACACCTGGTTCAGCAGCTGGCTGTGGCCCATCAGCGTGTTCGACGGCTTCAAGGACCCGGACAACGCCGACATCAAGTACTACTACCCCACGAACGACCTGGTGACCGCGCCGGAGATCCTCTTCTTCTGGGTGGCGCGCATGATCATGGCGGGCATGGAGTACCGCGGCGAGGTGCCCTTCAAGAACGTGTACCTCACCGGCATCGTGCGCGACAAGCTGGGCCGGAAGATGAGCAAGAGCCTGGGCAACAGCCCCGACCCGCTCGACCTCA is a window from the Flavobacteriales bacterium genome containing:
- a CDS encoding valine--tRNA ligase, yielding MSTTEIPKRYDPSQAEGRWYAHWMDKGYFRSVPDGREPYTVVIPPPNVTGVLHMGHMLNNTIQDVLVRRARMLGKNACWVPGTDHASIATEAKVVRLLGEQGIKKSAIGREEFLKHAFAWKEKYGGVILEQLKKLGASCDWDRTRFTMEADLSDAVIDVFIDLHRKGLVYRGLRMVNWDPQALTAVSDEEVIYKEVNSKLYHLRYKVEGTADEWVTIATTRPETILGDTAVAVHPEDERYAHLKGKRVLVPLIDRSIPVIFDEYVEREFGTGALKVTPAHDVNDHELGKKHGLETIDILEPNGTLSAAAQLYVGEDRFVVRRKIAKELEAQGHLVRTEDIQNKVGTSERTDAVIEPRLSLQWFVKMGELAKPALEVVKDGRVKLHPQKFANTYTYWMENVRDWCISRQLWWGQRIPAWYNEAGDAAVCRTEQEAIAQFKAAGQSTKGIRQDEDVVDTWFSSWLWPISVFDGFKDPDNADIKYYYPTNDLVTAPEILFFWVARMIMAGMEYRGEVPFKNVYLTGIVRDKLGRKMSKSLGNSPDPLDLIAKYGADGVRTGMLFSSPAGNDLPFDESLCEQGRNFSNKIWNAFRLVKGWTVAQQEQPAANAAAVAWMRSRVERSTAELDGLYDQFRISEALMTTYKLIWDDLCSWYLESIKPAFVDGVAQPIDAATYEATIGLFEDVLKLLHPYMPFLTEELWHHLRERKEGEDIIVAAWPKGGEGDARLEAEVQHAFDLVSAVRNTRNERGMSPKESLDAQVQGSAPMRASVAALVNKLANVGAINAVEKASEGSVTFLVGTTTYAIDLGSNVDAAAEARKAEEELSYLRGFLASVDKKLGNERFVSGAPPQVLENERKKKADAEAKIKALEERLAVLK